A single Spiroplasma floricola 23-6 DNA region contains:
- a CDS encoding DEAD/DEAH box helicase family protein: MEKFKKGIYDLLIKENELQFFQKDDIRELENVDDDWLINQFSRQIKDKLSNFQTIEDKIKFLNNLTNEEQWTSLKAIKKDVKYNSLDQISINKLIKNKLWSNLKKEFESSNDIQMISPFISKHMINKLEDILVNNPNIESLKIITTTYDGTSKFLALEDLIKLANEYNKIIQVKIENLFEKSAKRLHIKSYLFNRENNFSSLYIGSSNFTKTGLITGNEHNLRISEFKDKKIIEDYREEFDQLFNSTDFIDIKDHEQIQNILLRQKIENDKWEEINNSIWEDEDNRSKHFERINAKNKFITPYSYQKEVVDNILNRVNNGKNKHLLVMATGTGKTKTMIFTYEALANLWEIEEPSLLYIAPSKEILDQTVKDFRDYLEIYDFGLEFYDSRNNDADLSKENWIFTNTETLIRRKEKLRNKKFDIVVFDEAHHVQADTFKEIYSLVLPNTKQVFGLTATPERTDNINVNIFFDDEYAANIRLFEAIEKELLCDFDYFFIKDDSTDLTNIDILKTDKLNKVLNIKKRHEFVYKNIQKYIGTNSRNVKAILFCNSIEHARDLSNFLNEKGERSEFLVSEKITKEKRKEILNDFRRGKINFLCVRDILNEGVDVPEIDTIMFLRPTASVLIYLQQLGRGMRKVTDKRLQIYDFVNNVDIKVNKNYNPLTAFNVLTNDLKINEFEKNINHINDFLPGDSNFILTKIIKEDFLNQLKEYEKHNLYKSIIDEYRTGVFEDYESFFRDKEVSIYEFYNLKKAYFRENLTTNNQTRIRQFMFFNNKNLIKEILEIIENKKISNNKLINKIFLVSFHHSPTKQDNFYYDLNLAFETIFNIENKFFLKEIKYLLKFKLNNEKLLTTSLTEEIESFKGLHLNHNQFQALCSITVKDNQFKGKGVGGIISNKEDKIFAIDASTNTISTKFGHGNIYDYENQTLYWDTPDDWKFDMDKITEMQRNMMNLKEYKTYVFFSDEKLRNEKGDKAKVFIGKIEKIIDRKEVENGSEKKSHKKPKFIFKIS, translated from the coding sequence ATGGAAAAGTTTAAAAAGGGAATATATGATCTTTTAATTAAAGAAAACGAGCTGCAGTTTTTTCAAAAAGATGATATTAGAGAATTAGAAAATGTTGATGATGACTGATTAATAAATCAGTTTTCTAGACAAATTAAAGATAAATTATCTAATTTTCAAACAATAGAAGATAAAATAAAGTTTTTAAATAATTTAACTAATGAGGAACAATGAACTTCATTAAAAGCAATAAAAAAAGATGTTAAGTATAATAGTTTAGATCAAATAAGTATAAACAAACTTATTAAAAATAAGTTATGATCTAATTTAAAAAAAGAATTTGAATCTTCAAATGATATTCAAATGATCTCACCATTTATCTCAAAACACATGATAAATAAGTTAGAAGATATTTTAGTAAATAATCCAAATATAGAATCATTAAAAATAATAACAACAACATATGATGGAACTTCAAAGTTCTTAGCTTTAGAAGATTTAATAAAACTAGCTAATGAATATAATAAGATAATTCAAGTTAAAATAGAAAATCTGTTTGAAAAAAGTGCAAAAAGATTACATATAAAGTCATATTTATTTAATAGAGAAAATAACTTTAGTTCTTTATATATTGGAAGTAGTAATTTTACAAAAACTGGTTTAATAACTGGCAATGAACATAATTTAAGAATTAGTGAATTTAAAGATAAAAAAATTATTGAAGATTATAGAGAAGAGTTTGATCAATTATTTAATTCAACTGATTTTATAGACATAAAAGATCATGAACAAATTCAAAATATACTACTACGTCAAAAAATTGAAAATGATAAATGAGAAGAAATTAATAATTCTATATGAGAAGATGAAGATAATAGGTCAAAGCATTTTGAAAGAATAAATGCAAAAAATAAATTTATAACTCCATATAGTTATCAAAAAGAAGTTGTTGACAATATTTTAAATAGGGTAAATAATGGAAAAAATAAACATTTGCTTGTTATGGCAACAGGAACAGGTAAAACTAAAACTATGATTTTTACATACGAAGCTCTTGCAAATCTTTGAGAAATAGAAGAACCAAGTTTATTATATATAGCACCTTCCAAAGAAATACTTGATCAAACTGTTAAAGACTTTAGAGATTATCTTGAAATATATGATTTTGGATTGGAATTTTATGATAGTAGAAATAATGATGCTGATTTATCAAAAGAAAATTGAATATTTACAAATACAGAAACTTTAATAAGAAGAAAAGAAAAATTAAGAAATAAAAAATTTGATATTGTAGTTTTTGATGAAGCTCATCATGTTCAAGCAGATACATTTAAGGAAATATATTCTTTAGTACTTCCAAATACTAAACAAGTATTTGGCCTAACTGCAACCCCAGAAAGAACTGATAATATAAATGTAAATATTTTTTTTGATGATGAATATGCAGCAAATATAAGATTATTTGAAGCTATTGAAAAAGAGTTATTATGTGATTTTGATTACTTTTTTATAAAAGATGATTCAACTGATTTGACAAACATAGATATTCTAAAAACTGATAAATTAAACAAAGTTTTAAATATTAAAAAAAGACATGAATTTGTTTATAAAAATATACAAAAATATATAGGTACAAATTCTAGAAATGTTAAAGCCATATTATTTTGTAATTCAATAGAGCATGCACGTGATTTATCAAATTTTTTAAATGAAAAGGGAGAAAGAAGTGAATTTTTAGTTTCTGAAAAAATAACAAAAGAGAAAAGAAAAGAAATATTAAATGATTTTAGAAGAGGAAAAATAAACTTTCTTTGTGTAAGAGATATTTTAAACGAAGGTGTTGATGTTCCAGAAATAGATACTATAATGTTTTTAAGACCAACTGCTTCTGTTCTTATTTATTTACAACAACTTGGTAGAGGAATGAGAAAAGTTACTGACAAGAGATTGCAAATATATGATTTTGTAAATAATGTTGATATTAAAGTAAATAAAAATTATAATCCTTTAACTGCTTTTAATGTTCTTACAAATGACTTAAAAATAAATGAGTTTGAGAAAAACATAAATCATATTAACGATTTTTTACCAGGTGATTCTAATTTTATACTTACAAAAATTATCAAAGAAGATTTTTTGAATCAACTTAAAGAATATGAAAAACATAATTTATATAAATCAATTATTGATGAATATAGAACTGGAGTATTTGAAGATTATGAATCATTTTTTAGAGATAAGGAAGTCAGTATCTATGAATTTTATAATCTTAAAAAAGCATATTTCAGAGAAAACTTAACAACTAATAACCAAACAAGAATTCGCCAATTTATGTTTTTTAATAATAAGAACTTAATTAAAGAGATTCTAGAAATAATAGAAAATAAAAAGATTTCAAATAATAAGCTTATTAATAAAATATTTTTAGTTTCTTTTCATCATTCACCAACAAAACAAGATAATTTTTATTATGATTTAAATTTAGCTTTTGAAACTATTTTTAATATAGAAAATAAGTTTTTTTTAAAAGAAATTAAATATTTACTTAAATTTAAATTAAACAATGAAAAATTATTAACAACAAGTCTAACTGAAGAAATTGAAAGTTTTAAAGGTTTACATTTAAATCATAATCAATTTCAAGCATTATGCTCTATTACAGTAAAAGACAATCAATTTAAAGGTAAAGGTGTAGGGGGAATTATTAGTAATAAAGAAGATAAAATCTTTGCAATTGATGCTTCAACTAATACAATTTCCACAAAATTTGGACACGGTAATATTTATGATTATGAAAATCAAACTTTATATTGAGATACTCCTGATGATTGAAAATTTGATATGGACAAAATTACTGAAATGCAAAGAAATATGATGAATTTAAAGGAATATAAAACTTATGTATTCTTTTCAGATGAAAAACTTAGAAATGAAAAGGGAGATAAAGCTAAAGTATTTATTGGAAAAATTGAAAAAATAATTGATAGAAAAGAAGTAGAAAATGGGTCTGAAAAAAAATCCCATAAAAAACCCAAATTTATTTTTAAAATTAGCTAA